A single genomic interval of Mangifera indica cultivar Alphonso chromosome 5, CATAS_Mindica_2.1, whole genome shotgun sequence harbors:
- the LOC123217225 gene encoding U4/U6 small nuclear ribonucleoprotein Prp31 homolog: MATLADSFLADLDELSDNEADIIEEDEGDATNMEEDIDGDMEDIEALNYDDLDNVSKLQKTQRYTDIMQKVEEALQKGSATSDHGIVLEDDPEYQLIVDCNALSVDIENEIVIIHNFIRDKYRLKFPELESLVHHPIDYARVVKKIGNEMDLTLVDLEGLLPSAIIMVVSVTASTTSGKPLPEEVLQKTIGACDRALTLDSAKKKVLDFVESRMGYIAPNLSAIVGSAVAAKLMGTAGGLSALAKMPACNVQLLGAKKKNLAGFSTATSQFRVGYLEQTEIFQTTPPSLRMRACRLLAAKSTLAARVDSTRGDPSGAAGRAFREEIRKKIEKWQEPPPAKQPKPLPVPDSEPKKKRGGRRLRKMKERYAVTDMRKLANRMLFGVPEESSLGDGLGEGYGMLGQAGSGKLRVSLGQSKLAAKVAKKFKEKNYGSSGATSGLTSSLAFTPVQGIELTNPQAHAHQLGSGTQSTYFSETGTFSKIKRT, encoded by the exons ATG gcaACTCTTGCTGATTCTTTCCTAGCTGACCTGGACGAGTTATCTGACAATGAAGCTGATATTATT GAGGAAGATGAAGGTGATGCCACAAACATGGAAGAGGACATCGATGGGGACATGGAAGATATAGAAGCTCTTAACTATGATGACCTGGACAATGTTTCAAAATTGCAAAAAACTCAAAGATATACTGATATAATGCAG AAAGTTGAAGAAGCACTTCAGAAGGGTTCTGCTACTTCAGATCATGGAATAGTATTAGAAGATGATCCAGAATACCAGCTAATTGTGGATTGTAATGCTCTGTCTGTCGATATTGAGAACGAAATTGTTATTATCCACAATTTCATTCGTGACAAGTATCGCTTGAAATTTCCGGAGCTTGAATCACTTGTGCATCACCCCATTGATTATGCTCGTGTTGTGAAAAAGATTGGCAATGAGATGGATCTTACCCTTGTTGATCTGGAGGGGCTTTTACCCTCAGCTATTATTATGGTGGTTTCAGTTACAGCGTCAACCACAAGTGGTAAGCCACTCCCAGAAGAGGTCCTCCAAAAGACAATTGGCGCATGTGATCGAGCTCTTACTCTTGATTCAGCAAAGAAGAAGGTCCTTGATTTTGTGGAAAGCAGAATGGGATATATTGCACCAAATTTATCTGCGATTGTTGGAAGTGCTGTCGCAGCCAAACTTATGGGAACTGCAGGGGGGCTCTCAGCATTAGCTAAGATGCCTGCTTGTAATGTTCAGCTTCTAGGTGCCAAGAAAAAGAATCTTGCAGGGTTTTCTACTGCAACATCACAATTCCGTGTTGGTTATCTTGAGCAGACAGAGATTTTCCAAACCACCCCCCCTTCTTTGAGGATGCGAGCCTGTCGGCTCTTAGCTGCTAAATCAACCCTTGCAGCACGTGTGGATTCTACCAGAGGAGATCCATCAGGAGCTGCTGGAAGAGCATTTAGGGAAGAGATTCGCAAGAAGATTGAAAAATGGCAAGAGCCTCCTCCTGCAAAGCAACCTAAACCACTTCCAGTTCCTGATTCAGAACCGAAAAAGAAGAGAGGTGGCCGTCGGTTAAGGAAGATGAAGGAAAG ATATGCAGTAACAGATATGAGGAAGCTGGCTAACAGGATGTTATTTGGTGTACCTGAAGAGAGTTCCTTAG GTGATGGACTGGGGGAGGGTTATGGAATGCTTGGTCAGGCTGGGAGTGGCAAACTCCGTGTCTCACTTGGCCAGAGCAAACTTGCTGCAAAAGTTGCTAAGAa gttcaaggaaaaaaattatggaaGCAGCGGTGCTACTTCTGGGCTGACGTCAAGTCTGGCATTTACTCCTGTGCAG gGGATTGAGCTCACAAATCCGCAGGCTCATGCACACCAACTCGGCAGTGGAACTCAAAGTACCTACTTCTCAGAGACTGGtacattttcaaaaatcaagCGGACCTAA
- the LOC123215635 gene encoding spermidine synthase 1-like, protein MAEIGSDVKRPRDGEQKSNGSVSVEAESNSISSIIPGWFSEISPMWPGEAHSLKVERILFQGKSDFQNVMVFQSSTYGKVLVLDGVIQLTERDECAYQEMITHLPLCSIPNPKKVLVIGGGDGGVLREVARHLSVEQIDICEIDKMVVDVSKQFFPDVAVGFEDPRVKLHIGDGIAFMKAVPAGTYDAIIVDSSDPIGPAQELFEKPFFETVAKALRPGGVVSTQAESIWLHMHIIEGIVANCRQIFKGSVNYAWTTVPTYPSGVIGFMLCSTEGPSVDFKHPSNPIDADKNHSKSSGPLKFYNSEIHTAAFCLPTFAKKVIDNQ, encoded by the exons ATGGCGGAAATCGGCTCTGATGTGAAGAGACCTAGAGATGGCGAACAAAAGAGTAATGGTTCCGTTTCCGTGGAGGCTGAGTCTAATTCTATATCCTCTATTATTCCTGGCTGGTTCTCTGAGATTAGCCCAATGTGGCCtg GTGAGGCACACTCCTTAAAGGTTGAAAGAATCTTATTTCAGGGGAAGTCTGATTTCCAGAATGTCATGGTCTTTCAG TCATCAACTTATGGAAAGGTTCTGGTTTTGGATGGGGTGATTCAGCTTACTGAGAGAGATGAATGTGCATACCAAGAAATGATCACTCACCTTCCACTTTGCTCAATTCCAAATCCAAAAAAG GTTCTGGTTATTGGTGGAGGAGACGGTGGAGTATTGCGGGAAGTGGCTCGCCATTTGTCTGTTGAGCAGATCGATATCTGTGAAATTGATAAAATGGTTGTTGAT GTTTCTAAACAATTTTTCCCTGACGTAGCTGTTGGGTTTGAGGATCCCCGTGTGAAACTTCATATTGGTGACG GAATTGCCTTTATGAAGGCTGTTCCGGCTGGAACTTATGATGCAATCATAGTGGATTCATCGGATCCAATAG GTCCAGCACAAGAACTCTTTGAGAAGCCCTTTTTTGAGACTGTAGCAAAGGCTCTTCGTCCTGGAGGAGTTGTGAGTACTCAGGCAGAAAGCATCTGGCTCCACATGCATATCATCGAGGGCATTGTTGCAAACTGCCGCCAGATCTTCAAAGGATCAGTCAATTATGCATGGACCACAGTTCCCACATATCCTAG TGGGGTGATCGGTTTCATGCTTTGCTCAACCGAGGGACCCTCTGTTGATTTCAAGCACCCATCGAACCCAATAGATGCTGATAAAAATCACAGCAAATCAAGTGGACCCTTGAAATTTTACAACTCAGAG ATTCATACAGCAGCATTCTGTTTGCCAACTTTTGCGAAGAAAGTCATTGATAATCAATAG
- the LOC123217787 gene encoding serine/arginine-rich splicing factor RSZ21, giving the protein MSRVYVGNLDPRVNERDLEDEFRMFGVLRSVWVARRPPGYAFIEFDDRRDAVDAIRALDGKNGWRVELSHNSKSGGGRGGGRGRGRGGGDDLKCYECGEPGHFARECRLRIGSRGLGSGQRRSPSPRRRRSPSYGHGRSPRGKRSPRRRSISPRRGRGYSRSPPYRHSHRDSPYANGD; this is encoded by the exons ATGTCTAGGGTTTACGTTGGGAATTTGGACCCTCGAGTTAATGAAAGGGATCTTGAAGATGAATTTCGCATGTTCGGTGTTCTTCGCAG TGTCTGGGTTGCTCGAAGGCCACCAGGGTATGCATTTATTGAGTTTGATGATCGCAGAGATGCTGTAGATGCAATTCGTGCATTGGATG GGAAGAATGGTTGGCGTGTGGAGCTTTCTCATAATTCTAAAAGTGGTGGAGGTcgtggtggtggtcgtggccGTGGCCGTGGTGGAGGTGATGACTTGAAGTGTTATGAATGTGGAGAGCCTGGCCATTTTGCTCGTGAGTGTCGTTTGCGCATTGGTTCTCGTGGCTTGGGAAGTGGCCAACGCCGTAGCCCCAGCCCTCGACGCCGTAGGAGTCCAAGTTATGGGCATGGCCGCAG CCCCCGAGGAAAAAGATCTCCACGTCGCCGCAGCATATCACCTCGACGTGGTCGTGGTTACAGCAGGTCCCCTCCATATCGCCATTCCCATCGTGATTCACCTTATGCTAATGG AGACTAA